Within Raphanus sativus cultivar WK10039 unplaced genomic scaffold, ASM80110v3 Scaffold0320, whole genome shotgun sequence, the genomic segment tttaacagcTAATACAAAGTATTGGGTTGGGGAAGAAGATTGTTGGTGATATTTTTTCTTACCAAAACATTTGCTTACACCAGTGGCCTTGTCTACAAAAACCTTGGCGCTTACAACCTTACCAAACGGTTGAAATGCAACCGCAAGTTCTCGATCCCCGAATGCTCGAGGTATGTTATAGATAAATAGATTTGCACCTGCCGGTCCTGAACACCAAGAAAGGCGTTTTAGGTATCAGTTGCATAAGGACTAGACAATAATTTGCTTCAAATTCATATATATGTGCTTGCCATTGGTTAAGACTAAGCTAACCTTCAGTTTGCAGCGAGCTAGGTGTCGATGCGCCGTTGTTTGAAATGCCATGTGAAACCGTGGTTAGAGGAAGGCGAGAACTGATCATCCCTCTAGGAAACGCCATTGGATACTGAAGACCATGATAACTATAGTTTCCTAGAGGCATATGGAAGTTTCTACGGGCGGCTAAACGCGGTGGAACAGACTCGGTCAAAGTGGCTCCTTGCGATGCATTATTGGCACCATGGTTCGGTGAAACCATACTGTTAAATGCAGGTTGAGTCTGGATAGGTGGTAGCATGTACCCATAATTTCCAGGTGCCTAATAcatagtaaatatttttaaagctaAGACTTTCtcaatcttttgtttttttttaataaatagttttttcaaGTGACAATGGTGATAGTATGTATTAAATTAATGTTGTTGCTAGATTTTATGATAAAGCAGTCAAGCACTTATACTAAATGTAGATAAGAGAACAAGGACTTACATGATAGCCATATCTATTATAAGGAGGAACATAACTCATTGGTAAGGCTCCAAACACAGAAGGATATTGTGGGTCAGAGTTAGCGAGTCTGGAGGCATGAGATTGAGCTTTCTGAAGTCTTCGGGCTTGTCTTTCCCTTTCTGTGTCTGCCCATTTGACAACCAAAGGAACATTCGAACcctaaaagaaacaaaagaaaaagatgttGTCACTATCTATTTAAGtctttataaagtaaaaaagtCTGAAGTTGTTGTATAACCAAACACCTCCATTATATGTTTTCCGTTAATGGCCTCCATAGCAGCGACAGCTTGTTCTTTAGACTCATATTTCAGAAAGACACAGCCTAAGAAAAGTCAAAATGAACGTAGAAGTTAGTCATAACGTTGGTACATATAAAAATAGCAAATTGATATACCTTTGCTAGTTTGTAGAGACCCTCTTAGAATCTGCACATCCTTTATGGTTCCATATTTGGAGAATAAGGATGAGACTTCAGCTTCAGTGACATTCTTTGGAAGCATACCAACGAAAAGTTTGTGCTCTGGATTGCAAgaaatttttcttaaaataaggTAACCTTTCAAAAAGAACAGATCCTATTATGCAG encodes:
- the LOC108841816 gene encoding RNA-binding protein BRN2-like, whose protein sequence is MAEETKENEEERVKLFVGQVPKHMTEDQLLPLFQEFSIVHEVNIIRDKITRASRGCCFLICDSREEADKVVNGCHNKKTLPGASSPLQVKYADGEVERLEHKLFVGMLPKNVTEAEVSSLFSKYGTIKDVQILRGSLQTSKGCVFLKYESKEQAVAAMEAINGKHIMEGSNVPLVVKWADTERERQARRLQKAQSHASRLANSDPQYPSVFGALPMSYVPPYNRYGYHAPGNYGYMLPPIQTQPAFNSMVSPNHGANNASQGATLTESVPPRLAARRNFHMPLGNYSYHGLQYPMAFPRGMISSRLPLTTVSHGISNNGASTPSSLQTEGPAGANLFIYNIPRAFGDRELAVAFQPFGKVVSAKVFVDKATGVSKCFGFISYDSQEAAQNAINTMNGYQLSGKKLKVEVKRENGQQQQSNKPVNS